In a genomic window of Gambusia affinis linkage group LG04, SWU_Gaff_1.0, whole genome shotgun sequence:
- the psmd12 gene encoding 26S proteasome non-ATPase regulatory subunit 12 codes for MSEERSERSDGKVVKMEIDYSSTVDERLPECEKMAKEGKLQEAIESLLSLEKQTRTASDMVSTSRILVAVVQMCYEAKDWDALNENIMLLTKRRSQLKQAVAKMVQECYKYVDAVTDLNIKLRLIDTLRTVTAGKIYVEIERARLTKTLANIKEQSGDVKEAAAFLQELQVETYGSMEKKEKVEFILEQMRLCIAVKDYIRTQIISKKINTKFFQEEGAEELKLKYYNLMIQVDQHEGSYLSICKHYKAIYDTPCILEDSSKWQQALKSVVLYVILSPYDNEQSDLVHRISGDKKLEEIPKYKDLLKQFTTMELMRWASLVEDYGKELREGSSESPATDVFSYSEEGEKRWKDLKNRVVEHNIRIMAKYYTRITMKRMAGLLDLSVDESEEFLSSLVVNKTIYAKVDRLAGIINFQRPKDPNDLLNDWSQKLNSLMSLVNKTTHLIAKEEMIHNLQ; via the exons ATGTCTGAGGAACGATCTGAGAGGTCAGATGGAAAGGTCGTGAAGATGGAGATTGATTACAGTTCCACTGTAGATGAGAGGCTTCCGGAGTGCGAAAAAATGGCCAAA GAGGGGAAGTTACAAGAGGCCATTGAGAGTTTGTTGTCACTGGAGAAACAGACCAGAACG GCGTCCGATATGGTGTCCACCTCCAGAATCCTCGTGGCTGTAGTCCAGATGTGTTATGAAGCAAAGGACTGGGACGCtctgaatgaaaacatcatGTTACTCACCAAAAGGAGGAGTCAACTCAAACAG GCTGTTGCCAAAATGGTGCAGGAATGCTACAAATACGTGGATGCAGTAACTGATCTGAACATCAAGCTGAGGCTTATAGACACACTTCGCACTGTGACTGCCGGCAAG ATCTATGTAGAGATCGAGCGTGCGAGGCTGACAAAGACACTGGCTAACATCAAGGAGCAGAGCGGTGACGTCAAAGAGGCTGCCGCCTTTCTGCAGGAGCTACAG GTGGAGACGTATGGCTCCAtggagaagaaggagaaggtgGAGTTTATCTTGGAACAGATGAGGCTCTGCATCGCTGTCAAAGATTACATTCGCACCCAGATCATCAGCAAGAAGATAAACACCAAGTTCTTTCAGGAGGAAGGGGCCGAG GAGCTGAAGTTAAAGTATTACAACCTGATGATTCAGGTGGACCAGCACGAGGGCTCCTACCTGTCGATATGCAAGCACTACAAGGCGATTTACGACACGCCCTGCATCTTGGAGGACAGCAGCAAGTGGCAGCAG GCCCTGAAGAGTGTGGTGCTGTACGTGATCCTGTCTCCTTATGACAACGAACAGTCAGACCTCGTGCACAGAATCAGCGGCGACAAGAAATTGGAAGAAATCCCCAAGTACAA GGACCTTCTGAAGCAGTTTACCACTATGGAGCTAATGCGCTGGGCCTCGCTGGTGGAGGATTATGGGAAGGAGCTGAGAGAAGGCTCATCTGAGAGTCCGGCGACAGACGTCTTCTCATATtcagaggagggagagaaaaggtgGAAGGACCTTAAGAACAGGGTGGTGGAGCAT aaCATCAGAATAATGGCCAAATATTACACCAGAATCACAATGAAAAGGATGGCTGGCCTGCTGGATCTCTCTGTTGAC GAATCGGAGGAGTTCCTCTCCAGCCTCGTCGTAAACAAGACCATCTACGCCAAGGTCGACCGGCTCGCTGGCATCATCAACTTTCAGCGGCCCAAAGACCCCAACGACCTGCTCAACGATTGGTCGCAGAAACTCAACTCCCTCATGTCGCTGGTCAACAAGACCACGCACCTTATTGCCAAGGAGGAGATGATCCACAACCTGCAGTGA